Proteins co-encoded in one Oreochromis aureus strain Israel breed Guangdong linkage group 3, ZZ_aureus, whole genome shotgun sequence genomic window:
- the LOC120436235 gene encoding zinc finger protein 235-like yields MTSTQKDQHGARSQRSQEADKPHRRKGEKTYTCDECGKGFTGKGLLKQHQVIHTGERPFSCDLCGNSFNRAETLKRHQVMHSGVKAFSCDLCGKSFTLAQSLKTHQVIHSGVKAYSCDLCGKSFTQAGHLKTHQVIHSGFKAYSCELCGKSFTQAGSLKTHQLIHSGVKPYSCDLCGKSFTLAQSLKTHQVIHSGVKAYSCDLCGKSFTLAQSLKTHQVMHSGVKAYSCDLCGKDFTSAQGLNKHQVIHSGVKAYNCDLCGKSFTLAQSLKTHQVIHSGVKAYSCDLCGKSFTQAGHLKTHQVIHSGFKAYSCDLCGKSFIQTGSLKTHQVIHSGVKPYSCELCGKSFTQAGNLKTHQLIHSGVKAYNCDLCGKSFTQAGSLKTHQLFHSGVKPYSCDLCGKSFTQAGSLKTHQLFHSGVKPYSCDLCGKSF; encoded by the exons atgacttcaacacaaaag gaccaacatggagcgagaagtcagcgctctcaggaggccgacaaacctcacagaagaaagggagagaaaacatacacctgtgacgagtgtgggaagggtTTTACTGGGAAGGGTTTACTAAAACaacatcaggtcatccacactggagagcgaccgttcagctgtgacttgtgtggaaactCTTTTAACCGGGCTGAAaccttaaaaagacaccaagtaatgcacagtggagttaaagcgttcagttgtgacttgtgtggaaagtcttttactctGGCTCAAAGCCTGAAAACACACcaagtcatccacagtggagttaaagcatacagttgtgacttgtgtggaaagtcttttacccaggctggacacctaaaaacacaccaagtcatccacagtggatttaaagcgtacagctgtgagttgtgtggaaagtcttttacccaggctggaagcttaaaaactcaccaactcatccacagtggagttaaaccttacagctgtgacttgtgtggaaagtcttttaccctggcTCAAAGCCTGAAAACACACcaagtcatccacagtggagttaaagcatacagttgtgacttgtgtggaaagtcttttaccctggcTCAAAGCCTGAAAACACACCAAGTCAtgcacagtggagttaaagcttacagttgtgacttgtgtgggaaggattttacctCGGCTCAAGGCCTAAATAAACACcaagtcatccacagtggagttaaagcgtacaacTGTGacctgtgtggaaagtcttttactctGGCCCAAAGCCTGAAAACACACcaagtcatccacagtggagttaaagcgtacagttgtgacttgtgtggaaagtcttttacccaggctggacacctaaaaacacaccaagtcatccacagtggatttaaagcgtacagctgtgacctgtgtggaaagtcttttatccAGACTGggagcttaaaaacacaccaagtcatccacagtggagttaaaccttacagctgtgagttgtgtggaaagtcttttacccaggctggaaacttaaaaactcaccaactcatccacagtggagttaaagcgtacaactgtgacttgtgtggaaagtcttttacccaggctggaagcctaaaaacacaccaactcttccacagtggagttaaaccttacagctgtgacttgtgtggaaagtcttttacccaggctggaagcctaaaaacacaccaactcttccacagtggagttaaaccttacagctgtgacttgtgtggaaagtctttt